The following are encoded in a window of Haloarcula halophila genomic DNA:
- the eif1A gene encoding translation initiation factor eIF-1A: MSDNDSRKDLRMPEEDEVFAIVTDMLGANRVTVRCMDGVERTARIPGKMQKRIWIREDDVVLVEPWDWQDEKADITWRYEKQDADQLREEGHIQE, translated from the coding sequence ATGAGCGACAACGACAGCCGGAAGGACCTCAGGATGCCCGAGGAGGACGAGGTGTTCGCGATCGTCACAGACATGCTCGGTGCGAACCGGGTGACGGTCCGCTGTATGGACGGGGTCGAACGAACCGCCCGGATCCCGGGCAAGATGCAGAAACGTATCTGGATCCGGGAAGACGACGTGGTGCTCGTCGAGCCCTGGGACTGGCAAGACGAGAAGGCCGACATCACCTGGCGCTACGAGAAACAGGACGCGGACCAACTCCGCGAGGAGGGACACATCCAGGAGTAG
- a CDS encoding twin-arginine translocation signal domain-containing protein codes for MSDEHDRRHFLKFAASGTVASVAGCVSSDGDEESIDPTETDLDGTPTETSVQTTEGSDTATVTAAIRPDPAKLQSIRTEITERVQNGSINQTQAQTEFQRRRAELLTESAESFRSYLSETPMTLEDAKADSGAFLVSGPSNALVGMLTDNLVEALIPAANFENI; via the coding sequence ATGAGCGACGAGCACGACCGCAGACACTTTCTGAAGTTCGCGGCCTCCGGGACGGTCGCCTCCGTGGCCGGCTGTGTCTCCTCCGACGGCGACGAGGAGTCGATCGACCCCACCGAGACGGACCTCGACGGGACACCGACCGAGACCTCCGTTCAGACGACCGAGGGGAGCGACACGGCGACGGTGACGGCCGCTATCCGGCCCGACCCCGCCAAACTCCAATCGATACGAACGGAGATCACCGAACGTGTCCAGAACGGCTCGATCAACCAGACGCAAGCCCAGACGGAGTTTCAGCGCCGACGGGCGGAACTGCTCACCGAGAGCGCCGAGTCCTTCCGGAGTTACCTCTCGGAGACGCCGATGACGCTGGAGGACGCGAAAGCCGACAGCGGCGCCTTCCTCGTCAGCGGTCCGTCGAACGCGCTCGTCGGGATGCTCACGGACAACCTGGTCGAGGCACTGATCCCGGCAGCGAACTTCGAGAACATCTGA